Below is a genomic region from Prunus persica cultivar Lovell chromosome G3, Prunus_persica_NCBIv2, whole genome shotgun sequence.
tctcttctcttctaatTGGTTGTGTATTTTACAACTTAAAAggaagcctatttataggcaattAGAATGGCCTCCCGTGGATGCATCTTCAACATTTTCTCTCAACATCATCATTCATCCCAACatcataatttcatcttttgactaatactCCCTTACTTTATTCATGTGGCCTTCACTTCTTACTTTATAACAActataatgtttgtttttctgcCCACGGTCCACACCAAACCAAGTAAACAAATAGTTCCACTCCTACACTGCGAGCCTAAATACATATAAGTTTGCACATAATTTTGGGTTTCAAGACATTGTGTTGGAAATAGACGCGCAAGGGACAGTAGATAAAATCAATTCTGACAAAGAGTTTTTTGAAGCAGAAGGAAACTTGGTGGAAGATTAAAGATGCGGTTGTAGTTTAGATCTTTCTCGTGTGAATGGCAATGACGTGACAATAATGCAGTTGCTCATGAGCTAGCCCAATATGCTATTAGGAACACTGGTTTTTATACATGAATTGAGGAGGAGCCTCCTTGATTGAGTTCTTTACTTGCTGCAGATTTAAAAGCAACTTGTTGATTTATGTATTCAATGTCAACTGGGAGGCGCTTTTTTTCTTGTGGCGAATTTTCCTCCTTTTTGGGAGTTTTTTAGGCCAAATATTTTTGTACAGAGGCTCAAACTTGTACAtccctttccttctttttgttgtattatgtTGGTTGGTTATTGAATGAAGTCCAGTTATCTCAatgtaaagaaaaaagggcaaaaaaagaaagcaaagcaaaaccATATGCCCACGTGGCAGCAAAATGTTGTGCTTGTCCAAATTCTGAAATCCCACTTCTACCCATGTTTAATTGATCATTTCTACTGCATCTGGATGTCCAGTTGAGTAATATCTGAACTCATAGTGCATCATCCACAAGgtccaaaagaaacaaaaaccattggcTTTTCTatcccaaagaaaaaagacccaTTTGCTTTCACTGAGGAAACCGCCTCTAGTTTTTGGGGACGGACAAAAAAGCACACCGTTTCTAATCCCCTATATAAAGAAGCACTCTTTGCTCATCTACTTCATCGGACACTTACACATTCACATACCAACTGAAGagttcaaaaaaatcaaagacagAAAAATCTAGTAGATAAGAGAAGATAAGAGAAATCATAATCACGATGAGTTCATCAAGTGCAAGCAAGGCTATTGTGGCAGCAAGTGTTGGAGTTGTGGAGGCACTGAAGGACCAAGGGATCTGCAGATGGAACTCTGCTTTAAGATCTGTGCACCAACAAGCCAAAACCCAACTCAGGTCATTTTCTCATGccaacaacaagctctcatcttcttctgccTCAGCTGCTTTGGGTAAAGTCAGAGATGAAAAGCTGAAGAAATCAGAGGAGTCTTTGAGGACAGTCATGTACTTGAGCTGCTGGGGTCCCAACTAAttcaatcaacacaaaaacaagagCAAAAATATGACATTTTTGTGCAAGCGGTTGCTGAAATGGAGCTTGAGCTTGAACAAGGGATGAAACAAGATGACAACCCATGAAGAGCTCCACCAAATGAGGACATAGTTAGATATTGGCAATCGTTTTGTGCTTGTAAATGGCAGACAATTCACGTCTGCTTGGGGCAAATTGATGTAAATTATGTCATATTAAGACAATTACCATATAAAA
It encodes:
- the LOC18783595 gene encoding uncharacterized protein LOC18783595; this encodes MSSSSASKAIVAASVGVVEALKDQGICRWNSALRSVHQQAKTQLRSFSHANNKLSSSSASAALGKVRDEKLKKSEESLRTVMYLSCWGPN